In Streptomyces seoulensis, the following are encoded in one genomic region:
- a CDS encoding SCO5918 family protein, producing MRCVIARFPFELTKNGVLESMKGVKPEPVTAESVIIGRRHYPAKQVGEVVTRQDRRDFSAGEVLRAMARLGFTCRTVPEAAPAPVETPLERASAMLGTSPTG from the coding sequence ATGCGCTGCGTCATCGCCCGTTTTCCGTTCGAGCTGACCAAGAACGGCGTGCTGGAATCGATGAAGGGCGTCAAGCCCGAGCCGGTCACCGCCGAGTCGGTGATCATCGGTCGCCGCCACTACCCGGCCAAGCAGGTCGGCGAGGTCGTCACCCGTCAGGACCGCCGCGATTTCAGCGCCGGTGAGGTGCTGCGGGCCATGGCCCGGCTCGGCTTCACCTGCCGCACGGTTCCCGAGGCGGCCCCCGCCCCCGTCGAGACCCCGCTGGAGCGGGCGTCCGCGATGCTCGGCACCTCGCCGACCGGCTGA
- a CDS encoding DEAD/DEAH box helicase, translating to MSVSSTDQFVAPENPEGVTALGDETNEVTAVVEADEATDTPQLTFADLGLPEGIVRKLAQNGVTTPFPIQAATIPDALAGKDILGRGRTGSGKTLSFGLPTLATLAGGRTEKKRPRAVILTPTRELAMQVADALQPYGDVLGLKMKVVCGGTSMGNQIYALERGVDVLVATPGRLRDIINRGACSLEDVQIAVLDEADQMSDLGFLPEVTELLDQVPAGGQRMLFSATMENEISTLVKRYLNDPVTHEVDSAQGNVTTMSHHILIVKPKDKAPVTAAIASRKGRTIIFVRTQLGADRIAEQLRESGVKADALHGGMTQGARTRTLADFKDGYVNALVATDVAARGIHVDGIDLVLNVDPAGDHKDYLHRSGRTARAGRSGTVVSLSLPHQRRQIFRLMEDAGVDAARHIIQGAGAFEPEVAEITGARSMTEVQAESAGNAAQQAEREVAGLVKELERAQRRAGELREEADRLVARVARERGEDPEAAVAEAQATAEQAVAEAAAEAERPAAREPERDERPAGRRSFGDRGERRDDRGGRGFERRDDRGGRSFERRDDRGGRGFERRDDRGGERRSFNQDRGDRGFERRDDRGGRGFERRDDRGGRSFERRDDRGGERGGERRSFNQDRGGDRGGDRGFERRDDRGGRSFERRDDRGGFRRDDRGGHRGSDRPFNRERRDDRPGFRSGGHERPYGRRDEHRGTGGSSSFGRRDDKPRWKRNG from the coding sequence ATGTCCGTTTCCAGTACTGACCAGTTCGTCGCGCCCGAGAACCCCGAGGGCGTGACCGCCCTCGGGGACGAGACGAACGAGGTCACCGCTGTCGTCGAGGCCGATGAGGCCACCGACACCCCCCAGCTCACCTTCGCCGACCTCGGTCTCCCCGAGGGCATCGTGCGCAAGCTCGCGCAGAACGGCGTGACCACCCCCTTCCCGATCCAGGCCGCGACCATCCCGGACGCCCTGGCCGGCAAGGACATCCTCGGCCGTGGCCGCACCGGCTCCGGCAAGACCCTCTCCTTCGGTCTGCCCACCCTGGCCACGCTGGCCGGCGGCCGCACCGAGAAGAAGCGTCCGCGCGCCGTCATCCTGACGCCGACCCGCGAGCTGGCGATGCAGGTCGCCGACGCCCTCCAGCCCTACGGTGACGTGCTCGGCCTGAAGATGAAGGTCGTCTGCGGCGGTACCTCGATGGGCAACCAGATCTACGCCCTCGAGCGCGGCGTCGACGTCCTCGTCGCCACCCCGGGCCGCCTGCGCGACATCATCAACCGCGGCGCCTGCTCGCTGGAGGACGTCCAGATCGCGGTCCTCGACGAGGCCGACCAGATGTCCGACCTGGGCTTCCTGCCCGAGGTCACCGAGCTGCTCGACCAGGTCCCGGCCGGCGGCCAGCGCATGCTGTTCTCCGCGACCATGGAGAACGAGATCTCCACCCTGGTCAAGCGCTACCTGAACGACCCGGTCACGCACGAGGTCGACAGCGCCCAGGGCAACGTCACGACCATGTCGCACCACATCCTCATCGTGAAGCCCAAGGACAAGGCGCCGGTCACCGCCGCGATCGCCTCCCGCAAGGGCCGCACGATCATCTTCGTGCGCACCCAGCTCGGCGCCGACCGCATCGCCGAGCAGCTCCGCGAGTCCGGTGTGAAGGCCGACGCGCTGCACGGCGGCATGACCCAGGGCGCCCGTACCCGGACGCTGGCCGACTTCAAGGACGGCTACGTCAACGCGCTCGTCGCCACCGACGTCGCCGCGCGCGGCATCCACGTCGACGGCATCGACCTGGTGCTCAACGTCGACCCGGCGGGCGACCACAAGGACTACCTGCACCGCTCCGGCCGTACCGCCCGCGCGGGCCGTTCCGGCACGGTCGTCTCGCTGTCCCTGCCGCACCAGCGCCGCCAGATCTTCCGGCTGATGGAGGACGCGGGCGTCGACGCCGCGCGCCACATCATCCAGGGGGCCGGCGCCTTCGAGCCCGAGGTCGCCGAGATCACCGGCGCGCGGTCCATGACCGAGGTGCAGGCCGAGTCCGCGGGCAATGCCGCGCAGCAGGCCGAGCGCGAGGTCGCCGGTCTGGTCAAGGAGCTGGAGCGGGCCCAGCGCCGCGCCGGTGAGCTGCGCGAGGAGGCCGACCGCCTCGTGGCGCGGGTCGCCCGCGAGCGCGGCGAGGACCCGGAGGCCGCCGTGGCCGAGGCGCAGGCGACCGCCGAGCAGGCCGTCGCCGAGGCGGCCGCCGAGGCCGAGCGTCCGGCCGCCCGCGAGCCCGAGCGCGACGAGCGTCCGGCCGGGCGCCGTTCCTTCGGCGACCGTGGCGAGCGCCGTGACGACCGTGGTGGCCGTGGCTTCGAGCGTCGTGACGACCGTGGTGGCCGTTCGTTCGAGCGCCGTGACGACCGTGGCGGCCGTGGCTTCGAGCGCCGCGACGACCGCGGTGGCGAGCGCCGTTCCTTCAACCAGGACCGGGGCGACCGGGGTTTCGAGCGCCGCGATGACCGTGGTGGCCGTGGCTTCGAGCGCCGCGACGACCGTGGTGGCCGTTCGTTCGAGCGCCGCGACGACCGTGGCGGCGAGCGCGGTGGCGAGCGCCGTTCCTTCAACCAGGACCGCGGCGGCGACCGTGGCGGCGACCGGGGTTTCGAGCGCCGTGACGACCGCGGTGGCCGTTCCTTCGAGCGCCGTGACGACCGTGGCGGCTTCCGCCGCGACGACCGTGGCGGTCACCGGGGCAGCGACCGTCCGTTCAACCGCGAGCGCCGCGACGACCGTCCGGGCTTCCGCTCCGGCGGCCACGAGCGTCCCTACGGCCGCCGTGACGAGCACCGCGGCACCGGCGGCTCCTCCTCCTTCGGCCGTCGTGACGACAAGCCCCGCTGGAAGCGCAACGGCTGA
- a CDS encoding DEAD/DEAH box helicase, which translates to MNRTRTNDRHTRTGNGGPRRRTPSVQGEFALPRTTTPALPAVEGFADLDMPAELLAALGAQGVTVPFPIQGATLPNSLAGRDVLGRGRTGSGKTLAFGLALLARTAGRRAEARQPLGLVLVPTRELAQQVTDALAPYARAVRLRLATVVGGMPIGRQASALRGGAEVVVATPGRLKDLIDRGDCRLDQVAVTVLDEADQMADMGFMPQVTALLDQVRPEGQRMLFSATLDRNVDLLVRRYLSDPVVHSVDPSAGAVTTMEHHVLHVHGADKHAATTQIAARDGRVIMFLDTKHAVDRLTEHLLNSGVRAAALHGGKSQPQRTRTLTQFKTGHVNVLVATNVAARGIHVDNLDLVVNVDPPTDHKDYLHRGGRTARAGESGSVVTLVTPSQRRSMTRLMAAAGIVPQTTPVRVGEQALHRITGAQEPSGIPVVITAPVAERPKRRGAPARGRRRPVPAARRAPGRRSAEGTAA; encoded by the coding sequence ATGAACCGCACACGTACGAACGACCGTCATACCCGCACCGGTAATGGCGGCCCGCGCCGCCGGACCCCGTCGGTCCAGGGGGAGTTCGCGCTTCCCAGGACGACGACTCCCGCACTTCCCGCCGTGGAGGGTTTCGCCGATCTCGACATGCCGGCGGAACTGCTGGCCGCGCTCGGCGCGCAGGGCGTGACCGTGCCGTTCCCGATCCAGGGCGCGACCCTGCCGAACTCCCTCGCGGGCCGGGACGTGTTGGGCCGGGGCCGTACCGGCTCCGGCAAGACCCTCGCCTTCGGGCTCGCCCTGCTGGCCCGTACGGCCGGACGGCGGGCCGAGGCCCGGCAGCCGCTGGGGCTGGTCCTCGTACCGACGCGGGAGCTGGCGCAGCAGGTCACCGACGCGCTCGCGCCGTACGCCCGCGCGGTGCGGCTGCGGCTGGCCACGGTCGTGGGCGGGATGCCGATCGGCCGGCAGGCGAGCGCGCTGCGCGGGGGCGCCGAGGTCGTCGTCGCCACACCGGGACGGCTCAAGGACCTCATCGACCGGGGTGACTGCCGGCTGGACCAGGTCGCGGTCACCGTTCTCGACGAGGCCGACCAGATGGCCGACATGGGGTTCATGCCGCAGGTCACGGCGCTGCTCGACCAGGTGCGCCCGGAGGGTCAGCGCATGCTGTTCTCCGCGACCCTGGACCGCAACGTCGACCTGCTGGTGCGCCGCTACCTCAGCGACCCCGTGGTGCACTCCGTCGACCCTTCGGCCGGCGCGGTCACGACGATGGAGCACCACGTGCTGCACGTCCACGGCGCCGACAAGCACGCGGCCACCACCCAGATCGCCGCCCGCGACGGCCGCGTCATCATGTTCCTCGACACCAAGCACGCCGTCGACCGCCTCACCGAGCACCTGCTGAACAGCGGGGTACGGGCCGCGGCCCTGCACGGCGGGAAGTCGCAGCCGCAGCGCACCCGCACCCTGACGCAGTTCAAGACCGGGCACGTCAACGTGCTGGTGGCGACCAACGTCGCGGCGCGCGGCATCCACGTCGACAACCTCGACCTCGTCGTCAACGTCGATCCGCCGACCGACCACAAGGACTACCTCCACCGGGGCGGCAGGACCGCCCGTGCGGGCGAGTCCGGCAGTGTGGTGACCCTGGTCACCCCGAGCCAGCGCCGGAGCATGACCCGCCTCATGGCGGCGGCCGGCATCGTCCCGCAGACCACCCCGGTCCGCGTCGGTGAGCAGGCCCTGCACCGCATCACCGGTGCTCAGGAGCCCTCCGGCATCCCGGTCGTCATCACCGCGCCGGTGGCCGAACGCCCCAAGAGGCGCGGCGCCCCCGCACGAGGTCGGCGCCGTCCCGTCCCGGCGGCCCGCCGCGCACCCGGCCGGCGGTCCGCCGAAGGTACGGCGGCATAG
- a CDS encoding metallophosphoesterase family protein, producing the protein MSRRSYGHTAPMPRVPAASAPDPPRERKWWHPPRRTGGGRWLRAFGLTGVVLVGAWLGLLIVGNVRAPVGPMDTTMALRPSLSGGTKVDVSPLGALTLDSHVAPVRLDVDVDQLDPGRAQALVDHPERLSGLQDEVARDVERGTLDLAVRSCVAVVTGATALGLAVYRRPRPALAAGGLALTLLAACGVSAWATWNPKSVLEPKFSGLLSSAPSVVGNARSIVTDFDVYQQELARLVTNVTKLYDVASTLPAYQPDPSTIRVLHVSDIHLNPAAWKIIGSLVDQYKVDVIVDSGDTMDHGTSAEKGFLDPVKDLGVPYVWVRGNHDSRATQRYLEGIRNAHVLDEGEAETIAGVRFAGTGDPQFTPDRSQATGGDAAERLAGARLASALRDQKAKGTPVDIAVAHEPVAAAGTDGTVPLVLCGHLHTQGTKILPLGTRLRREGSTGGSGLRAVEGQYPAPIEASVLYLDRDTRRLQAWDAIKLGGLGRTTAEVSRHLVKH; encoded by the coding sequence ATGTCCCGGCGCTCGTACGGGCATACGGCACCAATGCCCCGAGTCCCCGCCGCTTCCGCCCCGGACCCGCCCCGCGAACGGAAGTGGTGGCATCCGCCGCGCCGGACCGGCGGCGGCCGGTGGCTGCGGGCGTTCGGCCTGACGGGTGTCGTACTCGTCGGGGCCTGGCTGGGCCTGCTGATCGTCGGCAACGTCCGGGCCCCGGTCGGCCCGATGGACACCACCATGGCCCTGCGGCCCTCGCTCAGCGGCGGCACCAAGGTCGACGTCTCCCCGCTCGGCGCGCTGACCCTGGACAGCCATGTCGCGCCCGTCCGGCTGGACGTCGACGTGGACCAGCTGGACCCCGGGCGCGCCCAGGCGCTGGTCGACCATCCCGAGCGGCTGTCCGGGCTCCAGGACGAGGTGGCCCGGGACGTCGAGCGCGGCACGCTCGACCTCGCGGTGCGCTCGTGCGTGGCCGTCGTCACCGGCGCGACCGCACTGGGTCTCGCCGTCTACCGCCGTCCGCGCCCCGCGCTGGCGGCCGGCGGTCTCGCTCTGACGCTGCTCGCGGCCTGCGGGGTGTCGGCGTGGGCCACCTGGAACCCGAAGTCGGTGCTGGAGCCCAAGTTCTCCGGCCTGCTCTCCTCGGCACCGTCCGTGGTGGGCAACGCCCGCAGCATCGTCACCGACTTCGACGTCTACCAGCAGGAACTGGCCCGCCTGGTGACCAACGTGACCAAGCTGTACGACGTCGCCTCCACGCTCCCCGCCTACCAGCCCGACCCCTCCACGATCCGGGTGCTGCACGTCTCCGACATCCACCTCAACCCGGCCGCGTGGAAGATCATCGGCTCGCTGGTGGACCAGTACAAGGTGGACGTGATCGTCGACTCCGGCGACACCATGGACCACGGCACCTCGGCGGAGAAGGGCTTCCTCGACCCCGTGAAGGATCTGGGCGTGCCCTACGTCTGGGTGCGGGGCAACCACGACTCGCGGGCCACCCAGCGCTATCTGGAGGGCATCAGGAACGCGCACGTGCTGGACGAGGGCGAGGCCGAGACGATCGCCGGGGTGCGCTTCGCGGGCACCGGCGACCCCCAGTTCACCCCCGACCGCTCCCAGGCGACCGGCGGTGACGCGGCGGAGCGGCTGGCGGGCGCCCGGCTCGCCTCGGCGCTGCGGGACCAGAAGGCCAAGGGCACCCCGGTGGACATCGCGGTGGCGCACGAACCGGTGGCCGCCGCCGGGACCGACGGCACGGTGCCGCTGGTGCTCTGCGGCCATCTGCACACCCAGGGCACCAAGATCCTCCCGCTGGGCACCCGGCTGCGCCGCGAGGGCTCGACCGGAGGCAGCGGACTGCGCGCGGTGGAGGGCCAGTACCCGGCACCGATCGAGGCGTCGGTGCTCTATCTGGACCGGGACACCCGCCGGCTCCAGGCATGGGACGCGATCAAGCTGGGCGGGCTCGGGCGGACCACGGCCGAGGTGAGCCGGCATCTGGTGAAGCACTGA
- a CDS encoding cold-shock protein, translating to MATGTVKWFNAEKGFGFIEQDGGGADVFAHYSNIAAQGFRELLEGQKVSFDIAQGQKGPTAENIVVA from the coding sequence ATGGCTACTGGCACCGTGAAGTGGTTCAACGCGGAAAAGGGCTTCGGCTTCATCGAGCAGGACGGCGGCGGCGCCGACGTCTTCGCCCACTACTCCAACATCGCCGCCCAGGGCTTCCGTGAGCTGCTCGAGGGCCAGAAGGTGTCCTTCGACATCGCGCAGGGCCAGAAGGGCCCGACGGCCGAGAACATCGTCGTCGCCTGA
- a CDS encoding amino acid permease yields MTDDTQAKAESALSDEERLAQLGYTQVLARRMSAFSNYAVSFTIISVLSGCLTLYLFGMVTGGPAVITWGWVAVGLMTLFVGLSMAEICSAYPTSAGLYFWAHRLAPPRSAAAWAWFTGWFNVLGQVAVTAGIDFGAASFLGAWLNLQFGFRVSPGRTVLLFAAILLLHGLLNTFGVRIVALLNSVSVWWHVGGVAVIVGALAFLPDHHQSASFVFTHFVNETGWGSGFYVVLLGLLMAQYTFTGYDASAHMTEETHDAATAGPKGIVRSIWTSWIAGFVLLLGFTFAIQSYDGALQSPTGAPPAQILLDALGATTGKLLLLVVIGAQLFCGMASVTANSRMIYAFSRDGALPFSRVWHTVSPRTRTPVAAVWLAALGALVLGLPYLINSTAYAAVTSIAVIGLYIAYVIPTLLRVRKGDAFQRGPWHLGRWSLPVGVVSVVWVVLITVLFMLPQVSPVTWETFNYAPVAVLVVLGFAATWWLASARHWFLRD; encoded by the coding sequence ATGACAGACGACACGCAAGCGAAAGCCGAGTCGGCCCTGTCCGACGAGGAGCGGCTCGCCCAGCTCGGCTACACCCAGGTCCTGGCCCGCCGGATGTCGGCGTTCTCCAACTACGCCGTCTCCTTCACGATCATCTCGGTACTGTCCGGGTGCCTCACGCTGTACCTGTTCGGCATGGTGACCGGCGGCCCGGCCGTGATCACCTGGGGGTGGGTGGCCGTCGGCCTGATGACGCTGTTCGTCGGCCTGTCGATGGCCGAGATCTGCTCCGCCTACCCGACCTCGGCCGGCCTGTACTTCTGGGCGCACCGGCTCGCGCCCCCGCGCTCGGCGGCGGCCTGGGCCTGGTTCACCGGGTGGTTCAACGTGCTCGGCCAGGTGGCGGTGACGGCGGGCATCGACTTCGGCGCCGCGTCCTTCCTCGGGGCCTGGCTGAACCTCCAGTTCGGCTTCCGGGTCTCACCCGGCCGTACGGTCCTGCTCTTCGCGGCGATCCTGCTGCTGCACGGGCTGCTCAACACCTTCGGGGTGCGGATCGTCGCCCTGCTGAACAGCGTGAGCGTGTGGTGGCACGTGGGCGGCGTCGCGGTCATCGTCGGCGCGCTCGCCTTCCTGCCCGACCACCACCAGTCGGCGTCCTTCGTGTTCACCCACTTCGTCAACGAGACGGGCTGGGGCAGCGGCTTCTACGTCGTGCTGCTCGGCCTCCTCATGGCGCAGTACACCTTCACCGGCTACGACGCCTCCGCCCACATGACCGAGGAGACCCACGACGCGGCGACCGCCGGCCCGAAGGGCATCGTCCGCTCCATCTGGACCTCCTGGATCGCGGGCTTCGTCCTGCTGCTGGGCTTCACCTTCGCCATCCAGTCCTACGACGGCGCGCTCCAGTCGCCCACGGGAGCGCCCCCGGCGCAGATCCTGCTGGACGCGCTCGGCGCCACCACCGGCAAGCTGCTCCTGCTCGTGGTGATCGGCGCCCAGCTGTTCTGCGGGATGGCCTCGGTGACGGCCAACAGCCGCATGATCTACGCCTTCTCGCGGGACGGCGCGCTCCCCTTCTCCCGCGTCTGGCACACGGTCAGCCCGCGCACCCGGACCCCGGTCGCGGCGGTCTGGCTGGCCGCCCTGGGCGCGCTCGTCCTCGGCCTGCCGTACCTCATCAACTCCACGGCGTACGCGGCCGTGACGTCCATCGCGGTGATCGGGCTCTACATCGCCTACGTCATCCCGACGCTGCTGCGCGTCCGCAAGGGCGACGCCTTCCAGCGGGGGCCGTGGCACCTGGGCCGCTGGTCGCTCCCCGTCGGCGTGGTCTCGGTCGTGTGGGTCGTCCTGATCACGGTCCTGTTCATGCTCCCGCAGGTCTCCCCGGTCACCTGGGAGACCTTCAACTACGCCCCGGTCGCCGTCCTCGTCGTCCTCGGCTTCGCCGCCACCTGGTGGCTCGCCTCCGCCCGCCACTGGTTCCTCCGCGACTGA
- a CDS encoding metallopeptidase family protein produces MLEMTRDRFEELVSEALDRIPPELTRVMDNVAVFVEDEPSPDDPELLGLYEGTPLTERGEWYAGVLPDRISIYMGPTLRYCRTTEEVVHEVAVTVVHEVAHHFGIEDARLHELGWG; encoded by the coding sequence GTGCTGGAGATGACGCGCGACAGGTTCGAAGAGCTGGTGAGCGAGGCCCTGGACCGGATCCCGCCGGAACTGACGCGGGTCATGGACAACGTGGCCGTCTTCGTGGAGGACGAACCCTCCCCCGACGACCCCGAACTGCTCGGCCTGTACGAGGGCACCCCGCTCACCGAGCGCGGCGAGTGGTACGCCGGGGTCCTGCCCGACCGCATCAGCATCTACATGGGCCCCACCCTGCGGTACTGCCGGACCACCGAGGAGGTCGTCCACGAGGTGGCCGTCACCGTGGTCCACGAGGTGGCCCACCACTTCGGCATCGAGGACGCCCGGCTGCACGAACTGGGCTGGGGCTGA
- a CDS encoding MerR family transcriptional regulator produces the protein MTADESLGRLDDDDYPAYTMGRAAELIGTTPGFLRALGEARLITPLRSEGGHRRYSRYQLRIAARARELVDQGTPIEAACRIIILEDQLEEAQRINAEYRRAGASLGPAADA, from the coding sequence ATGACAGCAGACGAGTCGCTGGGCCGTCTCGACGACGACGACTACCCCGCCTACACGATGGGCCGGGCCGCCGAGCTGATCGGCACCACGCCCGGCTTCCTCCGTGCCCTCGGTGAAGCACGACTGATCACGCCACTGCGCTCCGAGGGCGGCCACCGCCGCTACTCCCGCTATCAGCTGCGGATCGCGGCGCGTGCGCGTGAACTCGTGGACCAGGGCACGCCGATCGAGGCCGCCTGCCGGATCATCATCCTTGAGGACCAGCTCGAGGAAGCCCAGCGGATCAACGCCGAGTACCGCCGGGCCGGCGCGTCGCTCGGCCCGGCCGCCGACGCCTGA